CAGCAAAATATTGAGCCAGAGCGCTGAGCATGGCATCTCTGCGCAGAGTATAAGTAGCATTGATACGAGCGAGATGACGGTCGTAGGAGCCTCTGCGCAAAAACTCAGTAAGCATGGCTTGAGCCATAGAGTTGGTCGAGAGATCCGCTCCACGCTTGGCAAAATTGAGACGCTCAATCACCGGTGGTGGTGCCACAAGCCAACCCAGTCTGATACCGGGAGCCAGCGCTTTGCTAAATGTGCCTTGATAGATGACATGCTCACTGGCATCGGCTGAGATAGCGCGCAGTGGTGGCAGAGGCTCTCCATCATAAAAGAGATCACCAGAGAAGTCGTCTTCAAATATTGGTGTGGCAAAACGTCTAGCAAGTGCCAAAACAGCCTTGCGCCGCTCAAAAGACATAGTGATACCAGTAGGATTTTGACCTGATGGCATCAAATAGATAAATTTGACACGGCCGCTCATCAAAGCTGACTCCAGCTCATCCAGTCTGATGCCTTCATCATCTAAAGAGCAACCGACTATATCTGCTTGCCTGGCTTTAAAATTAGATATGGCCCAAAAGTACGTGGGGTTTTCGGTGACAACGAGATCATGAGTATTGAGAAATAGGTTACTCATCAGGTCTATGCCTTGCTGAGAACCACTCAAGATCATTAGTTCGCTATCACGCACAATGACTTGACGCTTTTCTAGATGTTTGATTACAGCCGCGCGCAAGGCTGGTTCACCGGAGGCCGGTGAAAATTCAAAGAGACTGGACTCACCCGAGCTTTTGATTAGCTCTTGCATGATGTCTACAAATTCTTCTTGGGGATAGCTATGGCGAGCTGGTATGCCAGCGGCAAAATTGATAACATCCCCGCCTTGAGTCAAGCGTGGTTGTTTTTCCATTAGGCTATAAAGCTCAGAAGCATATGATGAATAGCGGTTTTGCCA
Above is a window of Candidatus Obscuribacter sp. DNA encoding:
- a CDS encoding PLP-dependent aminotransferase family protein — encoded protein: MSYPVGLIKSHVGRGTFVESTAIKVTAPNPVSYAAMPVRSGAIDWQNRYSSYASELYSLMEKQPRLTQGGDVINFAAGIPARHSYPQEEFVDIMQELIKSSGESSLFEFSPASGEPALRAAVIKHLEKRQVIVRDSELMILSGSQQGIDLMSNLFLNTHDLVVTENPTYFWAISNFKARQADIVGCSLDDEGIRLDELESALMSGRVKFIYLMPSGQNPTGITMSFERRKAVLALARRFATPIFEDDFSGDLFYDGEPLPPLRAISADASEHVIYQGTFSKALAPGIRLGWLVAPPPVIERLNFAKRGADLSTNSMAQAMLTEFLRRGSYDRHLARINATYTLRRDAMLSALAQYFAGTGVTFTRPKGGLFLWLKLPDYMSARNLLTFAQRAGVSFSPGDLCYVSEPDASTIRLSFIQNDQDTIKEGVKRLYNAYKLYLAELEDKAPKQTYGANAEHVLI